A genome region from Oncorhynchus masou masou isolate Uvic2021 chromosome 14, UVic_Omas_1.1, whole genome shotgun sequence includes the following:
- the LOC135553876 gene encoding xylosyltransferase 1-like, whose protein sequence is MATAGREIVVKRSKALLAVLEASLQTRVRSQAVSQPARDWENHKVVRDWPTFIRLSALPRTNEQLVGFLTKYRDMNFIKSHGRDNTRFIRKQGLDRLFFECDTHMWRLGDRKIPEGIAVDGGSDWFLLNRMFVDYIINSEDELVVSMKRFYAYTLLPAESFFHTVLENSAHCESMVDNNLRITNWNRKLGCKCQYKHIVDWCGCSPNDFKPPDLPRFQQTSRPTFFARKFEASVNQEIVTQLDSFLFGPYPQETPGLQSYWENVYDETDSVASLSDSQLTHYHAFTRMGLSRAATSLQGHPDNNSCRYIPRGHPVSVHLYFLSDVFQGYLVRQHASNLATSQLETLETWVSHSNHFTLAPATNTLNRLQFAEVGTDWDAKERIFRNFGSLLGPTEEPVAMQRWGRGQNVTVTVVWVDPTNVIAATYDILVDGGTEYTHYRPPLTVPLRPGVWTLRVLHHWNLLASTSFVVSPLEHHGQQPIRQEDTMKLHSGPVRNSYMDQSFHGLNPILNLPVHLGQVEEAEFKASLTGAELQSWVDHLLAGVWSAADVCSQGPSSCPVMQRCRETGWSALSPDPKSDLGPPRGNGRIR, encoded by the exons cggtctaaggcactcctcgccgtgctggaggcgtcactacagacccgggttcgatcccaggctgtgtcacagccggcacGTGACTGGGAGAACCATAAGGTGGTGCGCGATTGGCCCACcttcatccgg CTGTCTGCCCTCCCCAGGACCAATGAGCAGCTGGTGGGCTTCCTGACAAAGTACCGGGACATGAACTTCATCAAATCCCACGGCAGAGACAACACACG GTTCATCCGTAAGCAGGGTCTGGACCGGCTCTTCTTCGAGTGTGACACACACATGTGGCGCCTAGGCGACCGCAAGATCCCAGAAGGCATTGCGGTGGACGGAGGTTCCGATTGGTTCCTTCTGAACCGCATGTTTGTGGATTACATCATCAACTCTGAAGATGAGCTGGTGGTCAGCATGAAGCGCTTCTACGCATACACACTGCTGCCTGccgag TCGTTCTTCCACACAGTACTCGAGAACAGTGCTCACTGTGAGAGTATGGTGGACAACAACCTGCGTATCACCAACTGGAACAGGAAGCTGGGCTGTAAGTGTCAGTACAAACACATCGTAGACTGGTGCGGCTGCTCCCCCAATGACTTCAAACCCCCTGACCTGCCACGCTTTCAG CAAACATCCAGACCTACGTTTTTCGCCCGTAAATTTGAGGCTAGCGTGAACCAGGAGATTGTTACCCAGCTGGACAGCTTCCTGTTTGGCCCTTATCCACAG GAGACCCCAGGGCTCCAGTCGTACTGGGAGAATGTGTACGATGAGACGGACAGCGTTGCCAGCTTATCAGACAGCCAGCTCACTCACTACCACGCCTTCACACGCATGGGCCTATCACGGGCCGCCACGTCACTGCAGGGCCACCCTGACAACAACAGCTGCAG GTATATCCCCAGGGGCCACCCGGTGTCTGTCCATTTGTACTTCCTGTCAGACGTGTTCCAAGGCTACCTGGTTCGTCAACATGCTAGTAACCTAGCAACCAGCCAGCTAGAGACCCTAGAGACTTGGGTCTCCCATAGCAACCACTTCACCCTGGCCCCGGCAACCAACACACtcaacagactacagtttgcagaG gtgGGTACAGACTGGGACGCCAAAGAGAGAATCTTCAGGAACTTCGGTAGCCTCCTGGGCCCCACGGAGGAGCCGGTTGCCATGCAACGCTGGGGCCGGGGACAGAACGTCACGGTAACCGTCGTCTGGGTGGACCCCACCAACGTCATAGCCGCCACGTACGACATCCTGGTGGACGGCGGGACAGAGTACACACACTACCGGCCCCCGTTAACCGTGCCGTTACGACCCGGCGTGTGGACGCTGCGTGTGCTCCATCACTGGAACCTGCTGGCCTCCACCAGCTTTGTGGTTTCACCTCTGGAGCACCACGGCCAGCAGCCTATACGCCagg AAGACACAATGAAGCTCCACAGCGGGCCGGTCCGTAACTCCTACATGGATCAGAGTTTCCACGGCCTCAACCCCATCCTCAACCTCCCAGTGCACCTGGGACAGGTGGAGGAGGCGGAGTTTAAAGCATCACTGACAGGGGCGGAGCTCCAGAGCTGGGTGGACCATCTCCTGGCAGGGGTGTGGTCTGCAGCGGACGTGTGTTCTCAGGGTCCTAGCTCCTGTCCCGTTATGCAGCGGTGTCGGGAGACGGGATGGAGCGCGCTCAGTCCCGACCCGAAGTCTGATCTGGGTCCCCCCAGAGGGAACGGACGGATTAGGTAG